A single region of the Ancylobacter novellus DSM 506 genome encodes:
- a CDS encoding dihydrofolate reductase: MTMLTIIAAVAENGVIGRGDDLPWHISGDLKRFRTITWGKPILMGRKTFMSIGKPLPGRTSIVVTRDTGFAVPEGVLVVPSLPAALDRGALEAERLEVDEMAVIGGAQLYAQALPHASRLRLTEVLGEPEGDIFFPAFAQDEWREVSREGPFKAETDDYAFSFVDYERV, encoded by the coding sequence ATGACAATGCTCACCATCATCGCAGCCGTCGCCGAGAACGGCGTGATCGGCCGTGGCGACGACCTGCCCTGGCACATTTCCGGCGACCTCAAGCGCTTCCGCACCATCACCTGGGGCAAGCCGATCCTGATGGGGCGCAAGACCTTCATGTCCATCGGCAAGCCGCTGCCAGGGCGCACCAGCATCGTGGTGACGCGCGACACCGGCTTCGCCGTGCCCGAGGGCGTGCTGGTGGTGCCCTCGCTGCCGGCGGCGCTCGACCGCGGCGCGCTGGAGGCCGAGCGGCTCGAAGTCGACGAGATGGCGGTGATCGGCGGCGCACAGCTCTACGCGCAGGCCCTCCCGCACGCGTCGCGGCTGCGCCTCACCGAGGTGCTCGGCGAGCCTGAGGGCGACATCTTCTTCCCCGCCTTCGCGCAGGACGAATGGCGCGAGGTGAGCCGCGAGGGTCCGTTCAAGGCCGAGACGGACGACTACGCCTTCAGCTTCGTGGATTACGAGCGGGTGTGA
- a CDS encoding flavin monoamine oxidase family protein codes for MAAFHQVIVVGAGAAGLAAGGRLHQAGIDVMVVEAAPRTGGRAYTDTASFGFAWDQGCHWLHSASVNPLRAAADELGFSYLMRGTRKARETHIGGRWADEAEREAAWQAIDATYAAIKKAGDEGRDIAASEVMDASNPWNRLARHWLTLMSAAEPERLSTLDYAAYSDTGENYPVEQGYGALIQALAARTAPDLPVMTSCPVARIDWSGEGVKLETPRGTLAARLVIVAVPTTVIARGGLQFAPVLPVELAEAFEALPLGAAEKVAFLFDRDVFGVPSSSYVDTIDLAHPDRRPINFVLNHFGANIAIGQLGGDNAARLVKAGPEAMRDFGLAALKDAFGADIEKHVVRVATTGWVADPLIGGAYSCALPGFAHVRARLARPLGDRILFAGEAVSAHAYSTAHGAHLTGLAAADAALAQLTGRAA; via the coding sequence GTGGCCGCGTTTCACCAAGTGATCGTCGTCGGAGCCGGAGCGGCAGGGCTTGCCGCCGGCGGCCGGCTGCACCAGGCCGGCATCGACGTGATGGTGGTCGAGGCCGCTCCGCGCACCGGCGGGCGCGCCTATACCGATACGGCGAGCTTCGGCTTCGCCTGGGACCAGGGCTGCCACTGGCTGCATTCGGCCTCGGTCAATCCGCTACGTGCCGCCGCCGACGAGCTCGGCTTCTCCTATCTCATGCGCGGCACCCGCAAGGCGCGCGAGACCCATATCGGCGGCCGCTGGGCGGACGAGGCCGAGCGCGAGGCGGCGTGGCAGGCGATCGACGCCACCTATGCGGCCATAAAGAAGGCGGGCGACGAGGGCCGCGACATCGCCGCCAGCGAGGTGATGGACGCGTCCAATCCGTGGAACCGGCTGGCGCGGCACTGGCTGACGCTGATGTCTGCCGCCGAGCCGGAGCGGCTCTCCACCCTCGATTACGCCGCCTATAGCGACACAGGCGAGAACTATCCCGTCGAGCAGGGCTATGGCGCGCTGATCCAGGCGCTGGCGGCGCGCACCGCGCCGGACCTTCCGGTCATGACCTCATGCCCGGTCGCCCGCATCGACTGGTCGGGGGAGGGCGTGAAGCTGGAGACGCCGCGCGGCACGCTGGCGGCGCGCCTCGTCATCGTCGCCGTGCCGACCACGGTGATCGCCCGCGGTGGCCTGCAATTCGCGCCGGTGCTGCCGGTGGAGCTCGCCGAGGCCTTCGAGGCGCTGCCGCTGGGCGCAGCGGAGAAGGTGGCCTTCCTGTTCGACCGCGACGTGTTCGGCGTGCCGTCGAGCTCCTATGTCGACACGATCGACCTCGCCCATCCTGACCGTCGGCCGATCAACTTTGTGCTGAACCATTTCGGCGCCAACATCGCCATCGGCCAGCTCGGCGGCGACAATGCCGCGCGGCTGGTGAAGGCCGGGCCGGAGGCCATGCGCGATTTCGGCCTCGCGGCGCTCAAGGATGCGTTCGGCGCCGACATCGAGAAGCATGTCGTGCGCGTCGCCACTACCGGCTGGGTGGCCGACCCGCTGATCGGCGGCGCCTATAGCTGCGCCCTGCCGGGCTTCGCCCATGTGCGGGCGCGGCTGGCTCGTCCCCTCGGCGACCGCATCCTGTTCGCCGGCGAGGCGGTCTCCGCGCACGCCTATTCGACCGCGCATGGCGCGCATCTCACCGGCCTCGCCGCCGCCGACGCGGCGCTGGCGCAGCTCACCGGGAGGGCGGCATGA
- a CDS encoding SspB family protein, with amino-acid sequence MSVDLIRYDLLVQDALRSVVRRVLTDVARDGLPGDHHLYVSFDTRASGVRLSPRLKERYPEEMTIVLQHQFWDLIVSDQFFEVGLSFNGIPERLHIPFAALKGFFDPSVKFGLQFEPVAEEDEDAEDEAAAPAPVAPVTPIGEARPTSVPSTRAAARPAKEAAKLAPKTESRPAPAKPTPVPAAKAEPKPVAVPKADKASEKSSDKPAAKGGEGEGKDDGKRGGQGGAQGGAQVVRLDTFRKK; translated from the coding sequence ATGAGCGTCGATCTGATCCGCTATGACCTGCTCGTCCAGGACGCGCTGCGCAGCGTAGTGCGCCGCGTGCTGACCGATGTCGCGCGCGACGGCCTGCCGGGCGACCACCATCTCTATGTCTCCTTCGACACGCGAGCTTCCGGCGTGCGGCTCTCGCCGCGGCTGAAGGAGCGCTATCCGGAGGAGATGACGATCGTCCTCCAGCATCAGTTCTGGGACCTGATCGTCTCCGACCAGTTCTTCGAGGTCGGGCTGTCCTTCAACGGCATCCCCGAGCGGCTGCATATTCCCTTCGCCGCGCTCAAGGGCTTCTTCGACCCGTCGGTGAAGTTCGGCCTGCAGTTCGAGCCCGTCGCCGAGGAGGACGAGGACGCCGAGGACGAGGCGGCCGCCCCGGCGCCCGTCGCGCCGGTGACGCCGATCGGCGAGGCGCGGCCGACCTCGGTGCCCTCGACCCGTGCCGCGGCGCGCCCCGCCAAGGAAGCCGCGAAGCTGGCACCGAAGACGGAATCCAGGCCGGCGCCGGCCAAGCCGACGCCCGTCCCCGCCGCCAAGGCGGAGCCGAAGCCCGTGGCCGTGCCCAAGGCGGACAAGGCTTCCGAGAAATCCTCCGACAAGCCCGCTGCCAAGGGCGGCGAGGGCGAGGGGAAGGACGACGGCAAGCGCGGCGGGCAGGGCGGCGCGCAAGGCGGCGCTCAGGTCGTGCGGCTCGACACCTTCCGCAAGAAGTGA
- a CDS encoding thymidylate synthase translates to MRQYHELLERVLREGTRKDDRTGTGTLSLFGHQMRFDLAEGFPLVTTKKLHLRSIIHELLWFLAGDTNIAYLKENGVSIWDEWADANGDLGPVYGHQWRSWPDGRGGVIDQIAQVLSDIRRNPDSRRLIVSAWNPADVPQMALPPCHCLFQFYVLDGKLSCQLYQRSADIFLGVPFNIASYALLTHMVAQVTGLKPGDFVHTLGDAHLYVNHVEQAHEQLSRAPRKLPALKLNPAVDDLFAFRFEDIAIEGYDPHPAIKAPVAV, encoded by the coding sequence ATGCGGCAATATCACGAGCTTCTGGAGCGGGTTCTGCGCGAAGGCACGCGCAAGGACGACCGCACCGGCACCGGCACGCTCTCCCTCTTCGGTCACCAGATGCGCTTTGACCTCGCCGAGGGGTTCCCGCTCGTCACCACCAAGAAGCTGCACCTCAGGTCGATCATCCACGAACTGCTGTGGTTCCTCGCCGGCGACACCAACATCGCCTATCTTAAGGAAAACGGCGTCTCCATCTGGGACGAATGGGCCGACGCCAATGGCGATCTCGGCCCCGTCTACGGCCACCAGTGGCGTTCCTGGCCGGATGGGCGCGGCGGCGTGATCGACCAGATCGCGCAGGTGCTCTCGGACATCCGCCGCAACCCCGACTCGCGCCGGCTGATCGTCTCCGCCTGGAACCCGGCCGACGTGCCGCAGATGGCGCTGCCGCCCTGCCACTGCCTGTTCCAGTTCTACGTGCTGGACGGCAAGCTCTCCTGCCAGCTCTACCAGCGCTCGGCCGACATCTTCCTCGGCGTGCCGTTCAACATCGCCTCCTACGCGCTCCTGACCCACATGGTGGCACAGGTGACGGGGCTGAAGCCGGGCGACTTCGTCCACACGCTGGGCGACGCGCATCTCTATGTGAACCATGTCGAGCAGGCGCATGAGCAGCTCTCGCGCGCCCCGCGCAAGCTGCCGGCGCTGAAGCTCAACCCGGCGGTGGACGACCTCTTCGCCTTCCGCTTCGAGGACATCGCCATAGAGGGCTACGACCCGCACCCCGCCATCAAGGCGCCGGTGGCGGTGTAA
- a CDS encoding GNAT family N-acetyltransferase gives MSLTLRPARPDDSGLIFDFVCELADYERLRHEVEATPADIERDLFGADPKAFCDIGEWDGVPAGFALWFYTYSTFRGRHGIFLEDIFVRPAYRGRGIAKALMRRLAQRCVEEELGRFEWNVLDWNEPAIRFYRSVGAIPLDAWTMQRVSGEPLGRLAEG, from the coding sequence ATGTCCCTCACCCTCCGCCCCGCACGGCCGGACGATTCCGGGCTCATCTTCGACTTCGTCTGCGAGCTCGCGGATTACGAGAGGCTGCGCCACGAGGTCGAGGCGACGCCGGCGGACATCGAGCGCGACCTGTTCGGCGCCGATCCCAAGGCGTTCTGCGATATCGGCGAGTGGGATGGCGTGCCTGCCGGCTTCGCGCTGTGGTTCTACACCTACTCCACCTTCCGCGGCCGGCACGGAATCTTCCTGGAGGATATCTTCGTGCGTCCCGCCTACCGCGGACGCGGCATCGCCAAGGCGCTGATGCGCCGGCTAGCGCAGCGCTGCGTCGAGGAGGAACTCGGCCGCTTCGAGTGGAACGTGCTCGACTGGAACGAGCCGGCGATCCGCTTCTACCGCTCGGTCGGCGCAATTCCGCTCGACGCGTGGACGATGCAGCGCGTCAGCGGCGAGCCGCTCGGCAGGCTGGCGGAAGGCTGA
- a CDS encoding Spy/CpxP family protein refolding chaperone has translation MKRTIIAATAAALLASATFGIAAPEFRPGGRPHATPQQMAEFAGAMSDARIAALHAGLRLTPDQEKLWPALESALQDASKQRIERRAERRAERAEQAKTDTSKTDTSKNDAATDDSAADETAKAERPDVIERLRERADGMVERGETMKKLADAAAPLYDSLDDAQKRRFGVLFRQTQNPHMAFAGHEGKRGWGHGPHRFGPGGEGGPMHHRMGPGPMPGGPDGPAADGPEGEPL, from the coding sequence ATGAAACGCACGATTATCGCCGCTACCGCCGCCGCCCTGCTTGCCAGCGCCACCTTCGGCATCGCGGCGCCGGAGTTCCGCCCCGGCGGGCGTCCCCATGCCACGCCGCAGCAGATGGCCGAGTTCGCCGGCGCCATGAGCGATGCGCGCATCGCCGCGCTGCATGCCGGGCTGCGCCTCACCCCCGATCAGGAGAAGCTCTGGCCGGCGCTGGAGAGCGCGCTTCAGGACGCCTCGAAGCAGCGCATCGAACGCCGGGCCGAACGCCGCGCCGAGAGGGCGGAGCAGGCCAAGACCGACACGTCCAAGACCGACACGTCCAAGAATGATGCGGCCACCGACGACAGCGCCGCGGACGAAACCGCCAAGGCGGAGCGTCCCGACGTGATCGAGCGCCTGCGTGAGCGCGCCGACGGCATGGTCGAGCGCGGTGAGACGATGAAGAAGCTCGCCGACGCGGCCGCGCCGCTCTACGACAGCCTCGACGACGCGCAGAAGCGCCGCTTCGGCGTGCTGTTCCGGCAGACGCAGAACCCGCACATGGCCTTCGCCGGCCATGAGGGCAAGCGCGGCTGGGGCCACGGCCCGCACCGCTTCGGCCCTGGCGGCGAGGGCGGCCCGATGCACCACCGCATGGGCCCCGGCCCGATGCCGGGCGGTCCCGACGGCCCCGCTGCCGATGGCCCCGAGGGCGAGCCGCTCTGA